Within Candidatus Bathyarchaeota archaeon, the genomic segment TTTGGCAATTTAGTACTGGAGACAAAATTCGTTCCTCCGCAGCAGTTTCAGACGGCGTGCTCTATAGTGGTTCCAACAACGGCTACGTTTACGCATTAAACGCAACCACGGGTCAAGTAATCTGGCAATACTTCAGCGGCAGCCAAATCGAATCCTCCCCCGCAATCGCAGGTGGGATAGTTTACATTGGTGTTCTATGGGATGGTAGTCACGGTTACGTGGATGCTTTGAATGCTACAAGTGGTTCTTTGGTGTGGCGGTTCGCAACCAACAGCGGTATAGAGTCGTCTCCAGCTGTTGTGAATGGCGTTGTTTACATAGGTTCATACAGCGGCTACGTTTATGCTCTAAACGCCATCAACGGTGCCTTAATGTGGTCTTTTCTGACTGGCGGCACAGTTTTTTCCTCCCCCGCAGTCGTCAACAACATTGTTTACGTGGGGTCAGGCAGCGGCTACGTCTATGCTTTAAACGCCGTTACGGGCGGTATAATCTGGGCTTATCAAACTGGCGGAAAAGTATACTCATCCCCCGCAGTAGTGAACGGTGTAGTCTACATTGGCTCTGACGACCGCAACCTCTATGCGCTAAATGCCACAACAGGCTATCAGGTTTGGCGTTTCACTACAGGCGGTTTGGTTCAGACTTCTCCTGCAGTCTCTGATGGAGTAGTCTATTTTGCTGCTAACGATGCAAACGTCTACGCATTAAACGCAACCGATGGCACCTTATGTTGGACTTTCCGTTCACCCAACATTTCAAGCAGCTTCACATGCTATGTCTATTCCTCTCCTGCAGCCGTTGGAAAAGTGGTTTATGTTGGTCTCTACGATGGCTGTCTCTACGCATTAAGTGCCTCGGATGCTTCCATAATCTGGCTCTACCGCACAGCTGCTTACATATTCTCCTCGCCCACAATCGCCAACGGCGTAGTCTACATCGGTTCCTTCGACGGCAAAATATACGCCTTAGGCGACCCCAACGCTACAGCGCCAATCATCCACACCCAACCCACACCTACACCAGCTCCAACAGTTGCGCCCACACAAACGCCAACGCCTACTCCGTCCCCTGCAACGGCAACTGCACCTGCGTCTACCTCTCAACCCACGCCAACACCTGCCCCCACATCCCAACCTACCGCATCACCTCCGCCAACAACCCCCACGCCAACTCCAACTCCAAGCAGCACAACTCAACCTGAAGAAAAAGAGCATCAACAAACCATGCTAGCTGTTGAATACATACCCAACAACTCGATCGACTGGCTACTCATAGCTACCCTTGTCTTTGTGGGACTATCGACTATTGTAATGGGCGTCTTTAGAGTAATGAAGAAGGATTAACCTTCAAAATCCCTTTTCTTTTTTGGGCTCTGATGCACCCTTTCCACGCGGCTGGCTGATTCTTTTTTGTGCTAAACATTCTGCCACAGGTTGAACAAACTTGAAGGTGTTGTGTGGCGGGGACGGGGTTTAGGCGGCACTAGCGACATTGGTCACAAAAGTGTAGGAACAAACGGGGTCTATCCTCTCTATGGTTTCTGCAAGAGTTTCTATAGGAAACAGATACGTTTAGGTGGGTCTGGATTCGTAGACGATGACTGCGTCTGCTTTAATCTGCATCATCAAATCATGTCCTTCCACGATTTTGCGGAGTCCACCCATGCTTTCTCTGTTAAAGTTTGCCTTAATGTTGATGTGGTAACCCTGATAGTGGGGGAAGATAGCTTTCTGTGGAACTAATGTGATTGTAGCTCCATCCAGCCCTGGACATCTGTCGACGATTTCTCGGAGCAGAATTGCAACCTCAGCGAACTTCATAACAATCTAATCCGTTTGTTTGTCCATAAAAATGTTTAGGGCGAAAACCGCAGTATATCCACGCAGCGGTGTTCAAAAACTGAATTGCGCCCAAAAATATTCTGTCTCTGATTGTTTTCTTAAACAAAACCGCCTCTGTCTAAATGATTCATTCTCCTCGCGGCGCTGGAGAAAAAATCACAAACTTGTCAAATTGTTTTAATAATACCCTCCATCCATAGTTCTGCGTTCTAAGAGAAGAGAAAGCTAAATGTTAATTCAGGAACTTATCGTTGAAAACTTTATGAGCTACGAATACGCCCGCGTACCATTCAAACAGGGCGTCAACGTAATCGGGGGTCCGAACGGCGCAGGCAAATCCTCCCTGCTAGTGGCCATCAGTGTGGGTTTAGGGCAAACCAGCACAGAGCGTAGCCGCAAACTCAGCGACCTCATCCGTTGGGGACAAGACCAAGCCCGCGTCACATTAATTCTGGACAACAGCAAGCAGGGCAACCGACGCCCCGAACCAAAGTACAACAAAGACCAACTCTTCTTAACCCGCGTACTGCGCCGTGACGGCAAATACTGGTTCGAACTCGAAAACCGCGCCGCCACCAAACAAGACGTCGAGCGGTTGCTGGGCAAATTCGGCGTAGACCCCGACAACATGCTCATCATCATGCACCAAAACATGGTGGAACAGTTCACCGTACTAAGCAACCTCGACAAACTACGCATGGTCGAAGAAGCCGTTGGGCTGGAACCGTTCCGCGAAAACGTGGTACAAGCCAAAACTAAACTCAGCCGCATCCTCACCCAAGAGGAATCAGTCGGTAAACTCCTCGAACAGGCAGAGCAGACGCTCAACTATTGGCGGGAGCAGTACGAGAAGTTCCAAGAAAAAAAGCAACTCCAACTCAAACGCCGCTTTCTGGACAGGGAGTTGGCGTGGGCTGAGGTTGAACGCCGCGAAGCCATCGTCAAGGGGCTGCAAGCGAATTTTAACCGCAATCAGCAGGCGCTGGGCAAAATCGAAGACGAACGCCAAGCCATAATCGCAGAATTAGATGGGCAGCAGAGTCAACAGCGGGAACTCAGAGGCGAAATCAAGGTTGCGTTTGAGGAGCGTTTGGATTTGGAGCGCAAAATCGCCCAGAATCAATCCACCCTTGCCCTCATAGAGCAAGTTTTGGGTGAAGCCGAAATCCTCGAATCACTCCCAGACCGCAACCAGTTCAAGTTGCTCCGAACAGAGACCCTGCGCGAAATGCTCGATGTTTCCCAGCAGCAAATCCAGAAAGCCACCGCCCAGATAGGCGCCAACCAGGCTAAACTGCAGACGCTTGAAGAATCCACCGATAAAATCTCCAACCAAGCACTGGATAGGCGTGTCGCTTTGGCACTGCTCGATTTCAAACGAGAACGCGCCGCTAAAGAGCAGGAGTCAATCGAGAAAGCCATCAAAGAAGCCCAAGAAAACCTCAACGCTGCACTTGCCAAAGCGCAAGAGTCAGGCGAACGCATCGTTGTCCTCAAAAGCGCAGGCGAGATTCAGGAGGAGATGGGGCAAACCGACGGCCACCTAGCCGCACTCGCCTCGGTTTCGGAGGAGATTGAACGGCAATACGAATCCTACTCAAAACTGTATTTAGAACTTAAAGAGAAAGCGCAACTCGTCGCCGAAAACCGCGAAAAAACGCTTGAGGAAGTTAAAACCCGCCTGCAGGCTTGGCGCGCCGTCATGGAGGACCTACTTAGCCGCGTCAACAGCGAGTATCAACGCATCATGAGCCAAACGCTGGCGACGGGCGAAGTGCAACTTTCCAACCCCCAAGACATCGAAACGGCGGGGCTGGAGATTTATGTGGGTTTCAAAGGCAGCAAACCCGTCGCCTTAGACGCTTACACACAGAGCGGTGGCGAACGCACAACCGCAACCATGGGCTTCCTCCTTGCCCTACAGCAGCATGTCCGCAGCCCCTTCCGCGCAGTCGACGAATACGACATCCACATGGACCCTAAAAACCGCGAAATGATCGCCAAAGTGCTCGTCGCCATGATAAAAGACGCCGCAGCCCAATACGTCGTCATCACACCTAGCCAAATTACCTTCGCCCAGCAAGACGCCAACGTCATAACCGTCCAGAACCTCGAAGGAAAAAGCGTAGTCCGTGAGGTAGCCAAATGACGCCGCACGCTGAAGAAAAGAAGCTGGGCAAAGAACAGCTCCAACGTATAATCGAGATGTGCGTCGCCATAGAGAGCCGCCAAGTCGACCCCTTCACCCTAAACGTAGACGGCATAATCGCCATCGTCAAACAGTATTTCCCACACTGGAACCACCCCGACGAACTCCGCCTCGACGCCGAAGCCCTCCACCACCTCGCCTCAGTCATCAAAATGCAAAGCGAATGGGTAAAGCAGCGCTCCACCTCACTCTACACTGACCCGTTCCTCTTAGAAGAGAAAATCCGCCAAACCAGCAAAGAAGGAATCATCGAAGTCTTCGCCTCCGCCTGGACGCCGCTGGTGGAGTTTGAGCAACTCAGCCTAAACAGCCTAGCGCAGGGACTACTGTATTGGGAGGCGCTGGCTCCTCTGGGGGAACGATGGAAAGACATCGACGTCTCCGCCGTAGAAATAGGCACGGTCACCCGCGAAGAGATGGTTAAAGCCCGCGTCCTAGGCGACCGAGAATTCGGCGATGAACTCGAATGCTACTGGGCTGAACTCAAACAGAAAGCCGCAGCGGATGGCAAAATCAGCTATTGGGATTTCATCGGCGCAGACACCTACGAAGAAACCGTGCAACGCGCCTTCCTAACCAGCTTCTTGATCACTTACGGATATGCAACGTTGGAAATCGACCGCTTAGAAGAAACCGTCACCCTCTTACCCTACAGCGTGCGCCGCGAGGATCCGCTCTCAATGCAGTCAACGTCGGTTCCCATCGCTGTATCCGTTGAAGACTGGCAAAAATGGAAACAGAGGAAACAACCATGAGCGCAAAACGCAAAGGACTCTACGCCGCCAAAGTCAAAAAAGCCACCCATATGCTCTTCTACAAACGCCACGCTAAACCCGGCGTCAAGGGCTGGGAACTCCACAAGGCGCTAGGAGCAGATTACCCCAAAGTGCTCGATGTTTTGGATGATTATTTGAAGCCGCTAGATATGCAAGTCAAAACCGTTTTCGAAGAAGAAAAGACACCTGAGAAACCCACCGTTGAAGAACTCGACAAAGCCCGCTTCTTCATAGCCTTACGCGATGTCGCCGCCAAAGACAAACTCATGGGTTGGCGCATAGACGACCTCGCAGGCTTAGCCATAACCATAAGCTACATAATCAGCAAAAAAGGCCAAGCCACCCGCAAAGACGTCGAGAAACTATTGGGCGAAAAAATCGCCAACTGGAAAGTCAGCCTAAACCTCGACCGCTACATCCGCCACGGCTATCTCACCCAAGACGAGCGGGGCATGCTGTTCTTGGATTGGCGAACGCGAGCGGAAGTAGACCAAAAGAAACTCATCGATATGCTGCTAAGTGCGGAGAAAAAAAGCGAAGATGCACAAGAACAGCAGTCAATAGAAGAAACCGAAGCACCTGACGTTAACCAATAGCCTATGCTAAAATACATTTAGGCAGAAGTGTTTTGTGTTGCTGCTGTGGCTATCATCTTTGCCGCTGTCGCAAAATCAATCTTGGATGTACTCAACACAATGTCGTAGTTTGCGGGGTCTTCCCAGTCAATGCTGTAGAACCGCTGCAGGTATTCGGCTGTGGCTTTGTCGTTTTCTTCAACCAGCCTCTGCGCCTCCTGC encodes:
- a CDS encoding AAA family ATPase — its product is MLIQELIVENFMSYEYARVPFKQGVNVIGGPNGAGKSSLLVAISVGLGQTSTERSRKLSDLIRWGQDQARVTLILDNSKQGNRRPEPKYNKDQLFLTRVLRRDGKYWFELENRAATKQDVERLLGKFGVDPDNMLIIMHQNMVEQFTVLSNLDKLRMVEEAVGLEPFRENVVQAKTKLSRILTQEESVGKLLEQAEQTLNYWREQYEKFQEKKQLQLKRRFLDRELAWAEVERREAIVKGLQANFNRNQQALGKIEDERQAIIAELDGQQSQQRELRGEIKVAFEERLDLERKIAQNQSTLALIEQVLGEAEILESLPDRNQFKLLRTETLREMLDVSQQQIQKATAQIGANQAKLQTLEESTDKISNQALDRRVALALLDFKRERAAKEQESIEKAIKEAQENLNAALAKAQESGERIVVLKSAGEIQEEMGQTDGHLAALASVSEEIERQYESYSKLYLELKEKAQLVAENREKTLEEVKTRLQAWRAVMEDLLSRVNSEYQRIMSQTLATGEVQLSNPQDIETAGLEIYVGFKGSKPVALDAYTQSGGERTTATMGFLLALQQHVRSPFRAVDEYDIHMDPKNREMIAKVLVAMIKDAAAQYVVITPSQITFAQQDANVITVQNLEGKSVVREVAK
- a CDS encoding PQQ-binding-like beta-propeller repeat protein, with the translated sequence MKHSWLVAFVTVTLLTLSPIVAQLAPTATASSDWSMFRHDAEHTGNSNSTQSNAAYLWQFSTGDKIRSSAAVSDGVLYSGSNNGYVYALNATTGQVIWQYFSGSQIESSPAIAGGIVYIGVLWDGSHGYVDALNATSGSLVWRFATNSGIESSPAVVNGVVYIGSYSGYVYALNAINGALMWSFLTGGTVFSSPAVVNNIVYVGSGSGYVYALNAVTGGIIWAYQTGGKVYSSPAVVNGVVYIGSDDRNLYALNATTGYQVWRFTTGGLVQTSPAVSDGVVYFAANDANVYALNATDGTLCWTFRSPNISSSFTCYVYSSPAAVGKVVYVGLYDGCLYALSASDASIIWLYRTAAYIFSSPTIANGVVYIGSFDGKIYALGDPNATAPIIHTQPTPTPAPTVAPTQTPTPTPSPATATAPASTSQPTPTPAPTSQPTASPPPTTPTPTPTPSSTTQPEEKEHQQTMLAVEYIPNNSIDWLLIATLVFVGLSTIVMGVFRVMKKD